From Halorientalis litorea:
CCACGCCGGGGAAATCGCCGCCGGCCGTGTCTTCTCCGGCACCATCGAGAAGGGCCAAGAGCTGTACGTCTCCGGAACTGCGGGCAAGAACCGCATCCAGAGCGTCGGCATCTACATGGGTGGCGAACGCGAGGAAGTCGACCGCGTGCCCGCCGGGAACATCGCGGCCGTCACCGGCCTCAAGGACGCCATCGCCGGTTCGACCGTCTCCAGCGTCGAAATGACGCCGTTCGAGTCCATCGAACACATCTCGGAGCCGGTCATCACGAAGTCCGTCGAGGCACAGCGGATGGACGACCTGCCGAAACTCATCGAGACGCTCCAGCAAGTCTCCAAGGAGGACCCGACCATCCAAATCGAAATCAACGAGGACACCGGCGAACACCTCATCTCCGGGCAGGGTGAACTCCACCTCGAAGTCATCACCCAGCGCATCGAGCGCAACCAGGGCATCCCGGTCCACACCGGCGAACCTATCGTCGTCTTCCGGGAGGCACCGCAACAGCCCTCCCGTGAAGTCGAGGGCATCTCGCCGAACCGCCACAACCGGTTCTACATCTCCATCGAACCCCTCGACGACGACGTCGTCGAGACCATCAAACTCGGCGACGCGTCGATGGACATGCCCGAACTCGAACGCCGCGAGGCACTGATGGAGGCTGGCCTCGACAAGGACGCGGCCCAAGAGGTCGAGCACATCCACAACACCAACATCCTCATCGACGACACGAAGGGGATTCAGCATCTCAACGAGACGATGGAACTCGTCATCGAGGGCCTCGAAGAGGCACTCAACGACGGGCCGCTGGCCGCCGAACCAGTGCAGGGCGCGCTCATCCGCCTGCACGACGCCCGTCTCCACGAGGACGCCATCCACCGCGGACCGGCACAGGTCATCCCCGCAGTTCGGGAGGCCGTCCACAACGCGCTCATCGACGCCGAAATCCGCCTGCTCGAACCGATTCAGGAGGTCCGTATCGACGTGCCCAACGACCACATGGGTGCGGCCTCCGGCGAGATTCAGGGCCGTCGTGGCCGCGTCGACGACATGTACCAAGAGGGCGACCTGATGGTCGTCGAGGGCATCGCGCCCGTCGAGGAGATGATCGGCTTCTCCAGTGACATCCGCTCGGCCACGGAAGGCCGTGCGTCGTGGAACACCGAGAACGCCGGGTTCCAGGTCATGGCCGACAACCTCCAGCCCGAACAGATCGGCGAAATCCGCGAGCGGAAGGGCATGAAGTCGGAACTGCACGAGGCTATCGACTACTTCTAATCCACGGTTTCCAGCCGGGGGTATCCTCGGCGATTTCGCCGCCTGCGAGCACCTCGACTGCAAAAACGTCTGCGGCCTCGTTTCATCCGGTCACGTGAACATCGCGCCGCCGGCACGCGGACGCTCGCTCGCTTCGTTTGACCAGATTTAGGAGCGACCGCCACCAACGCTAGGTATGTCGTTCCTCTCGCAGGTACTGGACATCGTCATCGGTGGTCTCATCGCTGGCCTCACGACGTTCCTTCTGGGGACCGTCGTCGCCGACCAGCAACTCCCGGTGACTGTCGGCGTCATCCTCGCCAGCATGTACTACTTCTCGCGGAACCCGTGGGGTACGACACCCGAACAGGGCGAGGCGATAAACGCGCGGATAGACGCGGTGTACGAGCGTGTGCTGCCGTAGACCGGTCGCTCCGTCGCCGCAACTGACGCTTCGGTTTTACCAGTCGAGTGCCCGATAGGTATATTTTCATCCAGTATTTCTAGACGTGCAATGCCATGTCCGCACGCCTCGCCGGAGGTGCTGTCGGCACTCTCGCGGCGTGACTTCCTGAAGTCGGCACTGGCAATCGGGGGTGGGGGTGCGTTGAGTGCCTGCGTCGACCGGCGTGGGACGCCGGACGTGCCACGGGGGCCGTCGAACCCGTCCCGACTCCCCGACCGCCAGTTCGCGTGGAACCAGTTCCTCCCGCGGGACGCCCACGGGAACGTCGACCTGCCGGAACACCAGTTGCTGCTGTTCTTCGACTACGCGGGCGACGGTGTGCCCACGGACGCAGAGCGTGAACAGGTCGAGGCGACGCTCCGGGACCTCGAACGCGCGTACCAACCGGGCAACGGCGGTGCCAACCCGTACAGTTCGGCGGGGCGCGAGGCCCCGGGCCTGCTCTTCACCGTCGGCTACGCGCCGTCGTACTTCGACCGGTACGAAGGGGACCTGCCGGTCCCGTTGCCACGTCCCGCGGACACTCTCGACCGCATCGACGAACCGACCGACAGGGCGGCGTCTCACGAGGTGGGGATGGTGCTCGTCAGCGATCACGTACAAGTCCTCCTCGCCGCCGAAGAGGCACTCCGCGGCAACCTCGACTCGGTCAACGGTGTCGGCACGTCTGCCTCCTTCGAGGGGATACTCGAACGAGTCGAACGCCGCACCGGGTTTATCGGGCCGGGGCTCCCGGACGAGCGACTCGACACCGACGACGTGCCAGAGTCGTCGCCGCTCTCGATGGGGTTCAAGTCGAACTACCGCGACGGACAGGCGACCGAAGACCGCGTCACCATCCAATCGGGGCCGTTCGCCGGTGGTACCACACAGCACGTCTCGCGGTTGGAGTTGGACCTCGACCGGTGGTACGACAACCCCGACGACCAGCGCCGCGAGCAGATGTTCAGTCCCCACCACTCCGCCGAGGAGGTGGGGGAGGTGGGGCGACAACTGGCGGGGGACAGCGGTGTCACGCGCGAGACGGTCGACCGGACCGAGGCTGACGCCGAGGAGTACGGCGTGGTCGGCCACTCACAGAAGGTCGCCGCCGCCCGCGACGACAACTTCGAACCGACGATGCTCCGCCGGTCCGAGGGCGTCTCGACGGACGCCGAGACTCCTGGGTTCAACTTCACCGCACTGCAGCGACGCATCGAGCGGTTCGTCGAGGTTCGGCAGGCGATGAACGAGTCCTACGGCGTCGCCGATGACGACGACGGCATCCGGGGGTACATCGAAGCGACCAGCAGAACGAACCTCCTGATTCCGCCCCGTGAGTTGCGGGCGTTACCGCCAGCCGACCCGTCGGCCTGAGGTCGGCAGGCGAACGACTCGATTTCAGGCGTCGTCGTCCCCTGCCACGAACGGCAGGCGACGCTCGACGCCGTCCGGGCCGAGGACGTATCGGTGTCCGGCAGTGAGGTCGGTGTAGCGGGTCGTCGCGCCGTCGGGCCAGGCGACGGTTACGGTTGCACTGTCGGCGTCCCCGACGCCGAAGTGGAGCGTGCGGGTGTCCTGTGAGAGGAGGTCCGTCTCCGTGGTCCGAAACTTGGTCTGCTCGGTGCCGTCGGTGGTGAGCGTCACAGTCGCGCCGAGGGTCGGGCGGTCGTCGGCCCGGAGCGTCACCTGCACCGCGCCGCCATCGGCACCGACGTTCTCGTAGAGGCGGAAGCGGCCGTCGGCGTCGGCGACGAGAAGGTCGGCGTCGCCGTCCCGGTCGAAGTCGAAGTGTGCGAGTCCACGGCCGTCGGTCTGTTCGAACCCGGCGTCGTCGGCACGGACGGCTTCGAACCCATCGTCGACTCGCTCTCGGACGACGGGGTAGCGGTAGAACCGGAAGACGCTGTCGGCGTTGCGCAACTCGTCGCCGACGAAGTACCGAGAGAACTGTCTCGTCGCGTGGACGAGGTCCGCGTCACCGTCGTTGTCGAGGTCCGTGATGACCGTCGCCCACCCCTGTCCACCGCGACGGACGCCGTACTCGGCCGCCCGCTCACGGAAGGTACCGTCGCCGTCGTTGACCATGAGCGAGTTTCCGTGGAGGTGGTCGTTGTCGTCGGGGAACTCGTCCGCTACCGCGTCGGTCAAGAAGATGTTGGTGACGAACACGTCGGGCGACCCGTCGCCGTTCACGTCGGTCACCTCGGCGGCCATCCCGTTGCGGTTGGTGACCTCGCCCTGTCGCTCGCGGCGGAAGGTGCCGTCGCCGGTGTTCCGGTAGAACACGTCCTGATTGTAGTCGTTCGAGACGTACACGTCGAGGTCACCGTCACCGTCGAAGTCGACGCTGGAGGTGGCCAGCGTCCATCCCGACCCCGTCACGCCCGACCCGGACGTGGCGTCCGAGAACGACGTGCAGTCGCCGTCGAACAGGCGGTTCTGATAGGCGGTGTCAGAGTCGAGGGTCACGTTGTAGTCCAGGTAGCCGCCGGGTGAGCTGTCCCGCCAGTCGCCGTACTGGGCGAGGAAGAGGTCCGGACAGCCGTCGCCGTCGTAGTCGCCCGCCGTCGCCGCGTACGGCATCGACAGCTCCGGCAGGCCGACGTCACGCCGGGTGAAACGTCCGTTTTCGTTCTCGAAGACGACGGGACGGTCGTAGTTAGCCAGCAGGAAGAGGTCGGGCCACCCATCGCGGTCGTAGTCGAAGAAGACGGCACTTTGTATCGTGCGGTTCAGGCCGGCGAGACGGTCGGTACGCTCGAACGACCCGTTCCGGTTGTGAAAGAGAACGGGACGGTCACCGCCGACGAGGAGCAGGTCGGGCCACCCGTCGCGGTCGTAGTCGGCGACGTACGCACCCGAGTTGCTGACGAACTCTTGTTGGGAATCGTAGGTCGTCACGGCCTCGTACGACAGGCTCCGCGAGTCGGCAACCTCTCTGAACTGGATGCCCGAGTCGCGCTGTGGCTCGGACAGTGCGTCCCAGCTCTCGATGGGGTTTGGAGTACTCGTCTGTTGGTCCTGCTGTCCGCCGTACACGCCTCCCGCGGTCGTTTGGCGACTTTGCACGCCCGTCGCACCGACCCGCGTGGTACCGGTGCCGCGGTTTTTGTCAGTGTCCGGAGTTGACGGGGCTGACGGGGCCGACCGTGTTGGTTGCCCGGTGTCAGGCGTCTCGGCGACGGGGTTGACTGCCGTGAGGACGCCGAACGTCGCGGCGACGCCGACGACGACGAGGAAGACCAACCCTGCACTCCTCCGGAACCGCATTTCCTTCCATTGTGCCGTCTGTGTGCATGAATGTTGCGGGGTGTGGAACGAACATATATGTGAACTGGTCCCGATAGCTCCGGTCGATGTCGGGCCGACGTGTATCCCGGACCGGCCTGCAGTGGTGGGTTGGGGACGATGACTGACTGGTCGCCGTTGCTGGCACGGGGTGCCGGTGTCACCCTCGTCTTCGGCGGTGCGGTGAACCTCGGGACCGGTCTGTGGCTCGCGTCGCTGACTGGCAACGATGCCGTCTGGCAGTGGCTCCTCGCTGTCGCTATCGAACGGTACGGGGAAGCGGCCACGCTCGTGAACGGGTCGCTCGTGAGTGCCGCAGTGAACGTCGGTGCCCCAGCCGTCGCGGTTCTCCTCTGTGTCGTCGCCGCGGTGGGACTGTTCGGCGGGTGGGTGGTGTTTCAGGGGGGCGGTGGTCGCTGGCCGTCCGCGGCCGCCATCGTGGGGGCAGTGAACCCGCTCGTGGTACCCGTCTCAGCCGTCGCCGTCGTCTTCCTCTTCCTCTCTGACCGGATGGGGTCCGAGACTGACCGGGCGACCCCTGACGGAGCCGCGAACGACTGAATTTTATACCCGGCCGTCCGTGAGTTGCACGCATGACCGAGGACGGTGCTGTCAACCACGGCCGACGGGGGGTGAGCCGGGCGTGAGCGACGAAGTCCACGCCTACACCATCCGGCTCGAACTGGTCGACGAACCCGGCGAACTGCTCCGGGCACTCGAACCTATCGCCAACAACGGCGGGAACCTGCTGTCCATCTTCCACGAGCGGGGCAACCTCACACCGCGGGGTCACATCCCGGTCGAGGTTGACATGGAGGCGACGCCGGAGCGGTTCGACGACATCGTCGACGCGCTCCGGGACGCCGGCGTGAACGTCATTCAGGCCGGTGCCGAACGCTACAGCGAGGAGTTGACGCTGCTGTTGGTTGGCAATCTCGTCCAGACGGACCTCTCGAACACACTCTCGCGCATTCAGGACGGCACCGACGCGTCCGTGACGGACGTGGCACTCTCGGCACCGCAGGGAACCGACAACGGTGCGAGCGCGCGACTCCGACTGGCCACCCAGAGCGGCGAGACGGCGGCGGTCCTCGACACCATCCGCGAGGTGGCCGCCGAGAAGGACCTCCGCGTCGTCGAACCCCTCACGACGGGAGGTGAGGCATGAAACTCGCCGTCGTCGGGGCCGGTGTCGTCGGACAGTCCGTCGCCGAACTGGCGGGCGAGTACGGCCACACGGTCACGGCCGTGGCCGACTCCTCGAGTGCCGTCGCCGACGCGGACGGCATCGACGTCGACGCGCTCCTCGACCGGAAACGCGAGGAGGGGCGGGTCGGGAGCGAGGCACCGGACGCCGCGCTCGACGCCGAGTACGACGCTCTCGTGGAGGCGTCACCGACGACGCTGGGCGACGCACAGCCCGGATTCGGGCACGTCCGCGCCGCGCTGGAGCGTGACCGCCACGTCGTCCTCGCCAACAAGGGGCCGGTCGCCGAACGCTACGACGACGTGCGGGAACTCGAAGCCGAGAGTGCCGGCTCGGTTCGGTTCGAGGCGACGGTCGGCGGCGCGATACCCGTCCTCTCGACTGTCGAGGACTTCGGGCCGGGGAACATCACCGCGGCGCGCGGGGTGTTGAACGGGACGGCTAACTTCGTCCTCTCGCGGATGGCTGCCGAAGGACTGGGCTACGAACACGTCCTCGCCGAGGCACAGGACATGGGCGTCGCCGAAGCCGACCCTGCCTTCGACGTGGAGGGGACCGACGCCGCGCTGAAGTGTGTCATCCTCGCCAACGTCCTCGCACAGGGCGAGCGGACCTATCGGCTGGAGGATGCCGAAGTCGAGGGCATCACCGACGTGCCGGGAAGCGCGCTCGAACTCGCGGGAGCCGACGGCCGGACCGTCAGACTCGTCGGCGAGGTGTCGGGCGACACCGTCCGGGTCGGTCCGCGGCTGGTTCCCGACGGGAGCAGCCTCGCCGTCGCTGGAACGACGAACATCGTCCAACTGGAGACGGAGCGCGCGGGACGACTCAACCTCAGCGGTCGCGGTGCCGGTGGGCCGGAGACGGCGACGGCCGTCCTCTCTGACGTGGGCCGTCTCCCCGAGCGGTAACTACCCGCCGCTGGCGGGGTCGAATCGTGTGACACTCTGTCAAAACGCAAGACGGCGGCCGGACGATGTACACGGGGTATCGAAATGGTTTTAACTGCCACCACCAAAAGAGTCCGATATAGCGCCTCTGCGCGTGAGATAATCAATGAGCGACGAACGCCACCAGAATTTGGCCATCATCGGCCACGTCGACCACGGGAAGAGCACACTGGTCGGGCGACTCCTCTACGAGACGGGGAGTGTACCCGAGCACGTCATCGAACAGCACAAGGAAGAAGCTGAAGAGAAGGGCAAGGGCGGCTTCGAGTTCGCCTACGTGATGGACAACCTCGCCGAGGAGCGAGAGCGTGGTGTCACCATCGACATCGCCCACCAAGAGTTCAGCACGGACGAGTACGAGTTCACCATCGTCGACTGTCCGGGCCACCGCGACTTCGTGAAGAACATGATCACGGGCGCGAGTCAGGCCGACAACGCCGTCCTCGTCGTGGCGGCCGACGACGGTGTCCAGCCACAGACCCGAGAGCACGTGTTCTTGGCTCGGACGCTGGGTATCGACGAACTCATCATCGGCGTCAACAAGATGGACCTCGTCGACTACGAGGAAGGCCGCTACCGCGAGACGGTCGACGAAGTCACGGAACTGCTCAAGCAGGTGCAGTTCAACCCCGACGACGCGAAGTTCATCCCGATTTCGGCGTTCGAGGGCGACAACGTCGCCGACGACTCCGACGAGACGCCGTGGTACGATGGACCGAACCTGCTCAAGGCACTCAACGACCTGCCCGCGCCGGAACCGCCGACAGACGCCGACCTGCGGCTTCCGATTCAGGACGTCTACACCATCTCCGGTATCGGGACCGTCCCGGTCGGACGTGTCGAGACGGGGACGCTCAACACGGGCGACAACGTCTCGTTCCAGCCCTCGGACGTGAGCGGCGAAGTCAAGACCATCGAGATGCACCACGAGGAAGTCCCGAGTGCCGAACCCGGTGACAACGTCGGGTTCAACGTTCGGGGCATCGGCAAGGACGACATCCGCCGCGGTGACGTCTGTGGTCCGGCCTCGGACCCGCCGAGCGTCGCCGAGACGTTCCAGGCGCAGATCGTCGTGATGCAGCACCCGTCGGTCATCACCGCGGGCTACACGCCGGTCTTCCACGCTCACACGGCACAGGTCGCCTGTACCGTCGAGTCCATCGACAAGAAGATCGACCCCTCGACCGGTGAGACCGCCGAAGAGAACCCCGACTTCATCCAGTCGGGTGACGCTGCAGTCGTCACCGTCCGACCGCAGAAACCACTCAGCATCGAACCCTCGGCCGAAATCGAGGAACTCGGCTCCTTCGCCATCCGTGACATGGGTCAGACCATCGCGGCTGGCAAGGTCCTCAGCGTCGAGGAACCCTGACGCATGCAGCAGGCTCGCGTCAGGCTGGCCGGCACGAGTCCAGAGGACTTGGACGACATCTGTGACGACGTTCGCGACATCGCGAGCAAGACGGGCGTCACGCTGAGTGGCCCCGTGCCGCTCCCGACGAAGACGCTGGAAGTTCCCGCCCGCAAGTCCCCCGACGGCGAGGGGACGGCGACGTGGGAACACTGGGAGATGCGCGTCCACAAACGCCTCATCGACATCGACGCCGACGAACGGGCGTTGCGACAGCTGATGCGCATCCAAGTTCCGAACGACGTGTCCATCGAGATTGTCCTCGAGGACTGAACTGACGTTCGGTCACACCATCGTCGGAACCCGACCGCCCCCTCACGCGCGGGGCTTTGCGGGCTCGTAGATCAGCGGTAGATCGCTTCCTTCGCAAGGAAGAGGCCCTGGGTTCAAATCCCAGCGAGTCCATCCAACCCGCGCATCGTTGCGAAGTATCCGATTTTTCGGCGGTAGCAACCTCAACAAGCGTAGTTACATCGCTCGGCACCGACGAATAAAGGCCGGTTCTGAGCGAGTGACTAACGGTTCCTATTCCACCCCTTCGCCGTCCGGCACTCACGCGAAGGAAAACGGGGGTGTCGCGGCGTGAGGTACTGCGGCAGTTGCGGTACGAAACTCGTCACGGAAACCAGTCGGGGCGGCATCCCGCGGCGGGTCTGTCCGGAGTGTGGTGAGGCATGAGCCTCCAACCCCGTCAGTGGCAGGCCAGCGAGGACGGCCCGGACCTACTCCGCGGGCCGTCCCCGCTGTCGTTCCCCGAGGACTACACGTTCTCGACATCGTGGAAGCGCGCACAGACCGAGACGGACCACGGTGGGCCGGTCAACGACGCCGAACGCATGGTTCGCCTCTCCGACAGCGACGACTACCACCGCGTGCTGTTCGCCCTGATGGGCCGGACACTCGTCGCGGATTGTTCGTGTCGCGGCTACCAGTACCACGACTGGTGCGCTCACGTCGCTTCGCTGTGGTGGCAGTGGGTCCGGGGACGCATCGACGTGACACACCTCCAAACGGGACGCGAGTACCGCACGCCCCCGGCGTGGCTCTTGCTCGACGTACCGGGCGAGAGAGACGCCTACGACGCTCTCACCGCGGCCGAACTCGACGCGTACCTCACCTGCGACTGTGGCGGTGTCGGCGTCCGTGAGTACGCGCGTCGGTCCGGTCGGTCTCCCGGCACGGTCGGGAACCTGCTGGGGTGGGCGCGGGAGAAACTGGGGGTCGAGGTATGACACGAGTTCTGCGTGTCATACCGGCGAATCTGCTGAAATCGGTCCGGAGTAGCCTCAAGGCGGCCATTCGGTCCCGTGTCATACTCCCCCCGTGGGGGTGTCACATCGGTGGCCCCCCCGTGCGCTCCGGCACGTGGAAAATAGGGGGGACGCGCACGAGGGGGCGCGCACACGCTGGCCGCGGGTGGTGGTCGGCGTGACTCGCCACACTATCCGCGCCGACGGCGAGATTGACGACCTGCTACAGGACGCCGACAACAAGAGCGAACTCGTCCGCGAAGCCCTCCGGTCGCACGTCGACGGCCCGGAGACGGACACGGATGGGCTGACGGACCTACAGCGGCGTGGCTTGCTGACTCTGTTGGACCTGTCGATGCCGACCGACGGCCCGGCGGCCGGGACTATCGGCAAGGAGGTAGCCGAGTCACAACTGGCACAGCGGACCCAAATCGACAGCGAAGCCGTGGTTTCGCGGGTTATCAAGCCGCTGATGCGGGCGGGGTACGTGCGGATGGAACACGGACGGCAGTCGTTGAACGTCTACGAGACGCCGCGAGAGCGCGTGTATGATGGGGCCGATACGGAGTGGACGCCAGTCCCACAGTCGGGAGGGGCGGGCTGTGAGTCTAAACACGGCCTGCTGTCGGCCGGGACCGAGTGCCCCATCTGTGGCGACGAGGTGACAGGAGACGACGCCGACGACGACGAGCAGGAGGGCGGCGAGGAACCCATCTCACTCGACACGACAGCGACCGAGTGTGAGACGCCGGGCTGTACGGCCACGCTGTACGGCGGCGTCTCGACGTGCTGGGAGTGTCGCACCGGAACGGAGGGGTCGGCGTGACGCCGCTCCACGTCGGCCACACGACGACCGCGGCGGCCGGGAGCGACCCGGCGGCCCTCCTCCCGTTCCTGCTGGCGTGCCTCGTCGGAGGGTTCGCCGGTACACTGTTGTTGGGGGGAATGGCTCTCTGGATACGCCGGATGCGACGAGGACAGTTCTAATCCGGGCCGGAACCGGGAAAGCCCACCCCCGCGGTTCCGAGAAAACCCCTCATGGGCGCGTATTATTATGAGAATATACGCGGGGGTGGAAGTGGAACCGGGAGAGAGTGGCAGACGGCGCGGCTATTCGCCGTCGGGCTTTTCCGTGTGGTTGTACACCCACGTTTTCGACATTCCGACGATTTCAGCTATGTCCGTACCGCTCATACCTTCGTCTCTCAGACGTTGAGCGTGCTGTTCCTTCATTTCGTTTTCCACGTCGTCGGGGTTGCGGCTGTCACCGTCTTCGAGCGCGCCGCTCATGTCGAAGGTGGGTTCCTCGGTGGTGTCGAAGGTAATTCTCGACTTCGGGATGCCGTTGAAGGTCTGTTCTGGGCTTGTGGATTGGATTTCAGCACTGGAACTCACGAGACTGTCCCCGTAGACTTCGAGCTTCTTCTTCGAGGGCTTGTGAACGAACGCGCCGGTCTGAGCGACGAGGCGGCGGAGGTCTTTGTCCAAGTCCTTGATTGTCTGACCGATGAAACAGATACAACGCTTCGTCCCCGGCGGGGCGTCCCCCTTCCGCACGAGCT
This genomic window contains:
- a CDS encoding elongation factor EF-2, producing the protein MGRRKKIVQECERLMDVPENIRNIAIAAHVDHGKTTLTDNLLAGAGMISDETAGEQLAMDTEEDEQERGITIDAANVSMTHEYEDTNHLINLIDTPGHVDFGGDVTRAMRAVDGALVVVDAVEGAMPQTETVLRQALREGVKPALFINKVDRLISELEEGPQEMQERLTAVIRDVNDLIRGMTEEMDDIDDWTVSVEDGTVGFGSALYKWGVSMPSMQRTGMDFGDIIDLEQADKRQELHERTPLADVVLDMVCEHFPNPIDAQPMRIPRVWRGDADSDLADTMRLVDEDGEVVLMVTDIGVDPHAGEIAAGRVFSGTIEKGQELYVSGTAGKNRIQSVGIYMGGEREEVDRVPAGNIAAVTGLKDAIAGSTVSSVEMTPFESIEHISEPVITKSVEAQRMDDLPKLIETLQQVSKEDPTIQIEINEDTGEHLISGQGELHLEVITQRIERNQGIPVHTGEPIVVFREAPQQPSREVEGISPNRHNRFYISIEPLDDDVVETIKLGDASMDMPELERREALMEAGLDKDAAQEVEHIHNTNILIDDTKGIQHLNETMELVIEGLEEALNDGPLAAEPVQGALIRLHDARLHEDAIHRGPAQVIPAVREAVHNALIDAEIRLLEPIQEVRIDVPNDHMGAASGEIQGRRGRVDDMYQEGDLMVVEGIAPVEEMIGFSSDIRSATEGRASWNTENAGFQVMADNLQPEQIGEIRERKGMKSELHEAIDYF
- a CDS encoding DUF7405 family protein gives rise to the protein MPCPHASPEVLSALSRRDFLKSALAIGGGGALSACVDRRGTPDVPRGPSNPSRLPDRQFAWNQFLPRDAHGNVDLPEHQLLLFFDYAGDGVPTDAEREQVEATLRDLERAYQPGNGGANPYSSAGREAPGLLFTVGYAPSYFDRYEGDLPVPLPRPADTLDRIDEPTDRAASHEVGMVLVSDHVQVLLAAEEALRGNLDSVNGVGTSASFEGILERVERRTGFIGPGLPDERLDTDDVPESSPLSMGFKSNYRDGQATEDRVTIQSGPFAGGTTQHVSRLELDLDRWYDNPDDQRREQMFSPHHSAEEVGEVGRQLAGDSGVTRETVDRTEADAEEYGVVGHSQKVAAARDDNFEPTMLRRSEGVSTDAETPGFNFTALQRRIERFVEVRQAMNESYGVADDDDGIRGYIEATSRTNLLIPPRELRALPPADPSA
- a CDS encoding CRTAC1 family protein, which encodes MRFRRSAGLVFLVVVGVAATFGVLTAVNPVAETPDTGQPTRSAPSAPSTPDTDKNRGTGTTRVGATGVQSRQTTAGGVYGGQQDQQTSTPNPIESWDALSEPQRDSGIQFREVADSRSLSYEAVTTYDSQQEFVSNSGAYVADYDRDGWPDLLLVGGDRPVLFHNRNGSFERTDRLAGLNRTIQSAVFFDYDRDGWPDLFLLANYDRPVVFENENGRFTRRDVGLPELSMPYAATAGDYDGDGCPDLFLAQYGDWRDSSPGGYLDYNVTLDSDTAYQNRLFDGDCTSFSDATSGSGVTGSGWTLATSSVDFDGDGDLDVYVSNDYNQDVFYRNTGDGTFRRERQGEVTNRNGMAAEVTDVNGDGSPDVFVTNIFLTDAVADEFPDDNDHLHGNSLMVNDGDGTFRERAAEYGVRRGGQGWATVITDLDNDGDADLVHATRQFSRYFVGDELRNADSVFRFYRYPVVRERVDDGFEAVRADDAGFEQTDGRGLAHFDFDRDGDADLLVADADGRFRLYENVGADGGAVQVTLRADDRPTLGATVTLTTDGTEQTKFRTTETDLLSQDTRTLHFGVGDADSATVTVAWPDGATTRYTDLTAGHRYVLGPDGVERRLPFVAGDDDA
- a CDS encoding amino acid-binding protein; amino-acid sequence: MSDEVHAYTIRLELVDEPGELLRALEPIANNGGNLLSIFHERGNLTPRGHIPVEVDMEATPERFDDIVDALRDAGVNVIQAGAERYSEELTLLLVGNLVQTDLSNTLSRIQDGTDASVTDVALSAPQGTDNGASARLRLATQSGETAAVLDTIREVAAEKDLRVVEPLTTGGEA
- a CDS encoding homoserine dehydrogenase encodes the protein MKLAVVGAGVVGQSVAELAGEYGHTVTAVADSSSAVADADGIDVDALLDRKREEGRVGSEAPDAALDAEYDALVEASPTTLGDAQPGFGHVRAALERDRHVVLANKGPVAERYDDVRELEAESAGSVRFEATVGGAIPVLSTVEDFGPGNITAARGVLNGTANFVLSRMAAEGLGYEHVLAEAQDMGVAEADPAFDVEGTDAALKCVILANVLAQGERTYRLEDAEVEGITDVPGSALELAGADGRTVRLVGEVSGDTVRVGPRLVPDGSSLAVAGTTNIVQLETERAGRLNLSGRGAGGPETATAVLSDVGRLPER
- the tuf gene encoding translation elongation factor EF-1 subunit alpha, producing the protein MSDERHQNLAIIGHVDHGKSTLVGRLLYETGSVPEHVIEQHKEEAEEKGKGGFEFAYVMDNLAEERERGVTIDIAHQEFSTDEYEFTIVDCPGHRDFVKNMITGASQADNAVLVVAADDGVQPQTREHVFLARTLGIDELIIGVNKMDLVDYEEGRYRETVDEVTELLKQVQFNPDDAKFIPISAFEGDNVADDSDETPWYDGPNLLKALNDLPAPEPPTDADLRLPIQDVYTISGIGTVPVGRVETGTLNTGDNVSFQPSDVSGEVKTIEMHHEEVPSAEPGDNVGFNVRGIGKDDIRRGDVCGPASDPPSVAETFQAQIVVMQHPSVITAGYTPVFHAHTAQVACTVESIDKKIDPSTGETAEENPDFIQSGDAAVVTVRPQKPLSIEPSAEIEELGSFAIRDMGQTIAAGKVLSVEEP
- the rpsJ gene encoding 30S ribosomal protein S10; protein product: MQQARVRLAGTSPEDLDDICDDVRDIASKTGVTLSGPVPLPTKTLEVPARKSPDGEGTATWEHWEMRVHKRLIDIDADERALRQLMRIQVPNDVSIEIVLED
- a CDS encoding SWIM zinc finger family protein, with amino-acid sequence MSLQPRQWQASEDGPDLLRGPSPLSFPEDYTFSTSWKRAQTETDHGGPVNDAERMVRLSDSDDYHRVLFALMGRTLVADCSCRGYQYHDWCAHVASLWWQWVRGRIDVTHLQTGREYRTPPAWLLLDVPGERDAYDALTAAELDAYLTCDCGGVGVREYARRSGRSPGTVGNLLGWAREKLGVEV